One Salvia splendens isolate huo1 chromosome 12, SspV2, whole genome shotgun sequence genomic window carries:
- the LOC121757453 gene encoding uncharacterized protein LOC121757453, protein MKDSNKRLVQVEANVNDLNIHMKSIDNQMSQISQAVGIQHQPGQFPSQTVVNPKDCKDCKAIILRSGKSYEGPTMPAENEKISQEETVVEEVVEEEEPVEEVLPPKASTVIPASPAEVKIPFPQRVQKKKLDDHFSRFLDIFIKVHINIPLIEALQQIPKYGKFLKEVIAQKTSWGQVDTINLTENCSALLQRKLPAKLQDPVSFTVDCLIRGYKVENALCDLGASINLMPLSVFKQLNIGTLKPTSATLQMADRSVAYPEGIVEDLLIKVGEFIFSIDFMVLDMEEDKGVPLLLGRPFLATAEANINVKKGELTIFMG, encoded by the coding sequence ATGAAAGACTCCAACAAAAGGCTAGTGCAGGTTGAAGCTaatgtgaatgacttgaatatTCACATGAAGAGCATCGATAACCAGATGAGCCAGATTTCACAGGCTGTGGGTATTCAGCATCAACCAGGCCAATTCCCTTCACAAACGGTTGTAAATCCTAAAGACTGTAAGGATTGCAAAGCCATCATTCTGAGAAGTGGAAAGAGCTACGAAGGCCCAACCATGCCTGCAGAGAATGAGAAAATCTCTCAAGAGGAGACAGTTGTAGAAGAGGTGGTGGAAGAAGAAGAACCAGTGGAAGAGGTGCTGCCTCCCAAGGCAAGCACCGTGATACCTGCATCCCCTGCTGAGGTTAAGATCCCATTTCCACAGCGCgtgcagaagaagaaactagATGATCACTTCTCTAGGTTTCTTGACATATTCATAAAAGTGCACATTAACATCCCACTGATTGAGGCACTACAGCAGATACCGAAGTATGGGAAGTTTCTGAAGGAGGTGATAGCCCAGAAGACCAGTTGGGGGCAGGTAGACACTATTAATCTAACTGAAAATTGCAGTGCTCTGCTGCAAAGGAAACTGCCTGCCAAGCTGCAGGATCCTGTAAGTTTCACTGTCGACTGCCTCATTAGGGGCTATAAGGTGGAGAATGCTCTCTGCGATCTAGGCGCGAGTATTAATCTAATGCCACTATCAGTGTTCAAGCAACTGAACATCGGTACTTTGAAACCCACCTCAGCCACACTACAGATGGCAGACAGATCTGTCGCGTATCCAGAGGGCATCGTGGAAGACCTACTGATTAAGGTCGGGGAATTTATTTTTTCCATCGATTTTATGGTCTTGGACATGGAAGAAGACAAGGGAGTCCCCTTACTGCTAGGACGTCCCTTCCTCGCCACTGCTGAGGCAAATATAAATGTGAAAAAGGGAGAGTTGACAATCTTCATGGGATAA